A part of Acropora palmata chromosome 8, jaAcrPala1.3, whole genome shotgun sequence genomic DNA contains:
- the LOC141890807 gene encoding uncharacterized protein LOC141890807, giving the protein MDDVSKIQPKSWDEPLAEEQRPTWEAWCKALQALTLLMVPCCYTMASSTGVRRREVHTFCDTSNDAIGVVSYLRAVQDDGSIQVSFVFGKAKLAPSHATTIPRLELCAATLGIEITELIHQELDISPDTVAYYTDSRVLLGYIRNETWRFYVYVSNRVERIRKSSSPEQWYYVPSHQNPADLAT; this is encoded by the coding sequence ATGGACGATGTCAGCAAAATTCAGCCAAAAAGCTGGGATGAACCATTAGCAGAAGAGCAAAGGCCGACTTGGGAAGCATGGTGCAAAGCTTTGCAAGCTCTAACGCTTCTGATGGTCCCTTGTTGCTACACAATGGCTTCATCTACAGGAGTCAGAAGACGGGAAGTACATACCTTCTGTGACACGTCCAATGACGCCATCGGAGTAGTCTCATACCTCAGAGCCGTCCAAGACGATGGAAGCATCCAAGTGTCTTTCGTCTTTGGCAAGGCGAAGCTGGCCCCATCTCATGCCACAACCATCCCTCGTCTCGAGCTGTGTGCGGCCACACTTGGCATTGAAATCACAGAGCTAATTCACCAGGAGTTGGACATAAGCCCTGACACAGTCGCCTACTACACCGATAGCAGAGTACTTCTTGGTTATATCAGGAACGAGACGTGGCGCTTTTATGTCTACGTCAGCAATCGGGTGGAGCGCATTAGGAAATCCTCATCTCCTGAACAATGGTATTATGTACCTTCCCACCAGAATCCGGCTGATCTGGCCACATGA
- the LOC141890808 gene encoding uncharacterized protein LOC141890808 translates to MSLNRLPSNQEDAVKRLKSTRRILDKKPLMKQHYFDFMLEKGHAEPVPKTELSPSTPRWYLPHFGVYHPQKPDKIRVVFDSAAETKGTSLNKVLLSGPGLTNNLLGVLLRFRQDIVGFVADIEQMFHSFLVQEQHRDLLRFFWYKDNNPNGELTEYRMKVHVFGNTSSPAVAAFCLRKTADVGEQEFGSDAKDFVYDNFNVDDGLKSVANPAEAIDLLTRTRAM, encoded by the coding sequence ATGAGTTTAAACAGGCTTCCCAGCAACCAAGAAGACGCAGTCAAACGCCTGAAGTCCACTAGACGgatacttgacaagaaaccgtTGATGAAACAGCACTACTTTGACTTCATGCTCGAAAAAGGTCATGCAGAACCCGTACCGAAAACAGAATTAAGCCCTTCTACTCCACGCTGGTATCTGCCTCACTTTGGAGTGTACCACCCGCAAAAACCAGATAAAATACGTGTGGTTTTTGACTCCGCAGCTGAAACCAAAGGAACGTCCCTGAACAAGGTACTGCTCTCAGGACCTGGCCTCACAAACAACCTACTAGGCGTCCTGCTACGCTTCCGGCAAGACATTGTGGGTTTTGTGGCGGACATTGAACAAATGTTCCACTCCTTCTTAGTTCAAGAACAACACAGGGACCTATTGCGATTTTTCTGGTACAAGGATAACAATCCAAATGGAGAGCTGACTGAATACCGAATGAAAGTTCATGTCTTTGGAAACACCTCCTCACCAGCAGTAGCTGCTTTCTGCCTTAGAAAAACAGCGGATGTTGGAGAGCAAGAATTTGGCTCAGATGCCAAAGACTTTGTGTACGACAATTTCAATGTTGATGACGGGTTAAAGTCTGTGGCCAATCCCGCTGAAGCCATTGACCTGTTGACTCGCACAAGAGCCATGTAA
- the LOC141890805 gene encoding uncharacterized protein LOC141890805 — MRRDPRYFNVDEHTKICGEHFVIGDYVNPYSVKKRLKDDAVPSIFAWNKDKNQSKKRRSVTEKLEAIRTEEDEATDTASEGEGDPVTSSSGKDLGLVSRKTQTYEDDMCTSSDDHWRIPCSHKFSIGHLLSKCTTPKKEEKLFTHFTGFNSHAEFMNTLQFLLPNLDRKLLIYWDSEARQTTVIDTETMFDGDCDDPDDFNDEEQNYICLTRPQAHKLPVEDEYLLVLMKLRMGLSVVDLGERFNIAESTVNNVFLTWINYLFITLGSIKIWPHRDIILQNAPAEFLEKHPNNIVIIDATELKIEVPSALQKHSESYSTYKSHTTLKCLLGVDPKGGIMFVSQLYEGSISDKQIVQRSGFLDILDKK, encoded by the coding sequence ATGAGACGAGATCCTCGATATTTTAACGTTGACGAGCACACCAAGATATGCGGCGAACACTTTGTAATAGGAGACTACGTGAATCCTTATTCAGTGAAAAAACGACTCAAGGATGATGCAGTTCCTTCGATTTTTGCATggaataaagataaaaatcagTCTAAGAAAAGACGTTCTGTTACCGAAAAGCTGGAGGCAATCAGAACTGAGGAGGATGAAGCAACAGACACTGCATCCGAGGGAGAAGGCGACCCCGTCACAAGCAGTTCTGGAAAAGACCTTGGTTTAGTTTCacgaaaaacacaaacataTGAAGATGACATGTGCACTTCGTCAGATGATCATTGGCGAATTCCCTGCTCGCATAAATTTTCTATAGGTCATTTGCTTTCGAAATGCACGACGCCTAAGAAAGAGGAAAAGCTGTTTACTCACTTTACTGGATTTAATTCTCATGCTGAGTTCATGAACACGTTGCAGTTTTTACTGCCAAACTTAGATAGAAAACTGTTAATTTACTGGGATAGTGAAGCAAGACAAACTACTGTCATTGATACAGAAACAATGTTTGATGGTGATTGTGATGACCCAGACGATTTTAACGATGAAGAACAAAATTACATCTGTTTAACACGTCCTCAAGCACACAAACTGCCCGTTGAGGATGAGTACCTTCTTGTTTTAATGAAACTTCGAATGGGTTTAAGCGTCGTTGATCTGGGAGAAAGGTTCAATATTGCCGAGAGTACAGTTAATAATGTATTCCTTACCTGGATAAACTACCTGTTTATCACACTTGGAAGCATTAAAATTTGGCCACATAGAgatattattttacaaaacgCACCTGCAGAATTCTTGGAGAAGCATCCAAATAACATTGTCATTATTGATGCAACTGAACTGAAGATTGAAGTCCCAAGTGCACTTCAGAAGCACAGTGAAAGTTATAGTACATATAAGTCTCACACAACATTAAAATGTCTTCTTGGTGTTGATCCCAAAGGTGGGATCATGTTTGTATCTCAACTTTATGAGGGCTCTATTAGTGATAAGCAAATAGTTCAGAGAAGTGGTTTCCTAGATATCCTAGATAAAAAGTAA